The Hordeum vulgare subsp. vulgare chromosome 7H, MorexV3_pseudomolecules_assembly, whole genome shotgun sequence DNA window catggccgtgagattccagctggctttgctaaagtcggggtggatgaaatcatgacgggatttaatgatatggagctcgacatagctggacccgaagatgagaggacactcggagaagtactgggtggagtcatcctatgggacaagaactatatcaagcttccaggctcggccccaaggacaacaccgcctccgagtcgtcgcgggtcacctacacctccattacctccaagccctccacatgacgccggccagcacaacacgagtccatctcgatcaccgccgccggacttgggtcgtccgtctccgccgccgcccatacatgatactaagcggaagtgtgccagcaagaacgctccgtcgatgatttctaagcgacggggctccccaaagcgcaaactgtcgcccctcccaaaggtacctcatgctaatcttcctatcagaccttatgatcgtacccccgagaaaaacgccaggatagcaaaggaacagcatgatgcgcagatgaaaaggaaggaacccgagccccgcccggaatacactgagaagcaaatagcatgggcaaaagacttcataacccttccatcacagtatgacttacactataagcctgatgactatacacgcacattgcagaaggaagtgaaaaagagcagctcacgtgcaagcccaagtgggagcaaatcaagttcaactacaagcaaggaaaaattagacgttcctcagcttggacaacaggccaaacagtcgatcccacccctcaaggtgttaaccaagaatgttccccctctggtgcaggggcaagattttgaattagcaaagaagtgggcggctgaatggggtgtcccggttgaagacattctggcttcccaagacgacaggttacccaaggctgtggtagcccctaagccacagtttgtcatgggagagcctttggtcagcaaagatgatctcccaacaaatatgcgttacttgcataaatggtacttaagtgaatcaaagaatgggagaacgatgatcgtgctgagtgtctcacgggagtactacggccgctccgaagaaatccatatcgactttgatgaactcttccagatgtacaatggcgacgccctcgacaaatcgcttatgagttgctattgtctgtaagtttttcaattcgttgtatacatataacttgtttagttatttcaattcattgtctatatataacttgtactctattatgcagaatgaagattctggagtgtaaaagtaagagcatccaaaatattgggtttattgacccagataaaatacatatagcgacgctaactgacaaacccaaggagacggaggaaaagcttctaaggtttctaacagaacaaaatttctgtgaccacatactgtttccatacaacttcaggtgagggtctttaatctgttgtgtccattcacttataagtgtaattggtaagttacccacacacacacacacacatatatatatatatacatgtgcagctttcattggattctgttggacattcaaattgataagggaagagttgatgccttcgacccattatcgagacccttggaacagttccaaagcctgcaggacatgctccaagggtaattttaatcattcttgcgctctatcggtctctttcgatgattttctgatatatcaattaatgaaaaacttagcaaatcattatccttgtcgggcagggtttggaagcggttcaagtgcgtgactcccggtaactttcttgagaagctgacctttagagcggctcaggtaagtagtagtatggtatacttctattaattttcaatacatttatgatgctaaattattattttgattatatatattctattctcgtaaagtgcgaccagcagccacggggaacgcatctatgcggatactatgtttgcgagaccattcgcacgtttacctctgagttcaaggatcacagattcgacgtaagcaatgaacattcacacctctatttttacccgtcattctttgttatcatgattgatattcatattcatcttctcttcttatatagcacacggccatgaggacgaatgtcctaccagagcaacgcgcgattgctgttgtagaggagcttgcgggatttctgaggacggaagctatagaagacaaatgacgatttagtgtagctaagggccattactgatgttcgtccatgtaatcgaatagacgggctctagtcccgacaattcagatctccatataattgtatatatatatatgatcgcttgtaagataagttaatcttatatatatatatgcataattatttctatttaaattatatgaaaactaattcccgaacaccaaatgaggcatcacgttaatctcccgaacacctaaaccctaaaaccctaaaacccaaaaataatttcattaaaaaaaaacccaaaaaccagcaaaatctgaaaatctttagtcccggtccgtgtaacgaaccgggactaaagggcctgcccctggggcgctacgaggcgcccacgtggagcacctttagtcccgacttGTAAGAGGGTCGGGACGAAAGGTTCGGCCTTTAgttccgcccctttagtcccggttggtgaaccgggactaaagccccttacggaccggggctaaaggccccgtccccactaatgAATTGTGTCTTTGATGATGCGCCTATCTAATAATAATAAGTCATGATTTTGCAATAGTTCCCTACCACTAAAGTCTTACCCCTGCCTTGCTCTAGATTTGTTGGATTGGGTGATCATATCAACAAAATTAGTATTAAAAACATGGAAGCTTTGAATGTAAGGATCAAGGGCATGTGTCTTGAAAAGTGGGAGCGATGATGTATAAAGCTTGGTGGTTGTGGGGTTGTGGCCCCATGGATCCCGACATTCTAGAACCCCAATGTTTGGTGTCTAAACCCAGTATACATGCAACTCTATGTCCATCCCCATCACGAATATCAAAGAGGTGAGGGAATAGATGACAACAAGTGTGTTGCCCCATAGATCCCATCGCTACAATCGTGGAATCTGATGGACATAATTGTCATTTTCATGTTCCAACTATCGTAGAGAAGTTGCATAGCAGTCACAACAATAAAAATGGGTCGAGTGGGGAGCGATGACGAGAATGGAGATTCTCGAATGAAAGCTTATCTCTTATTAGACTTAACTAATAGTGAGGATAAGGCCACTCCTTTCCCTTGAACCAGTCAGAATGAAAGGTGAGGGTTGGTCCACATTGCATGTGTTAGGGAGCGAATAGGTGCAGCTTCTCACGTGGCAAGGTACGCTGCGTTACGATTTGCGTGACCTAACCAATAACCCACGACGTGTTCGCGTGGAAATCACTCCCATCTGTAGCATTTGGGCATGTTTTTGTTCTCCGGTTTCATCATTGTTGAATGAAGCCAATTAGGGTCTGTGTCTCCCTACTATGTGTGGAGCAGGGTTATCTAACACTCCTTAGTGTCAGCTTCCTCGGGACGGTGATCTATCTAGATCATGGTCATTGATGTATTATTGTCTACCTTGATGACTTCTTGCCATTTCTCCTACGAACTTTTGGTTTCAATAATTTGTTTCGGTAAGAATGACCTCTCGTCACAATCACATTGTTGATTTCTTTAAGAATTTGCCtatgatttcatattcttgtagTATAGCCCTTATGTCTCATAATATAACATCTTTTTATAGAGGGAGTATTCTGTTTTTAAGgttaatttttatttcttttaaaatcATGGGcctttttggagaaaaataaacCGTGAAGATCGGGTGGGGTGAACCGAAGATCAAAGCTGGCCAACCGGACCGTGCTTTTTGGGCTGGCCCGGAAGCACGCCAGCCCAGCATGCCATGGGCCAGGCACGACACGGGCTAATCAGGCCGTCCCAGGCATGCAGCCCGCCTCAGGCCGTGCCTGGGCCTGAGGGTTGGGCATGCGGACCGGCACGGCACGACCCGTTTaccatattatatatatatatatatatatatatatatatatatatatatatatgattaaAAAAATAACCTAATAAGCCAAAATCGACCCAAAAAAGCCCGATATGTCAAAGTCGACCCAAAAAACAGCCGAACAGGCCAAAATCAGCTCAAATAACagcctaaaataaataaataaaaactagcAGGCTAGCGGCCCTGACATGCCCACGGACCGACCCGTATAGCCTCCGTGTCGTGCCTGGGCCGGGAGGCTGCGCACTTGGGCCGACATGGCACGGCCCGGCTAATATTCGTGCCCGGACGGACCGTGCCGTGTCAGGCCCGTTTATGGCGGACCGTGCCGCGCCGGCTCGTTTGGCCAGGACTGCCCAAGACATCGGGAGACATTCTCTACTATCCAAGGGCCCTGACCCGGCCCAACCCCCGCAAGCCCGTAAGATGATTCCCCGCCTATCGCTCCGCctcgtgccgccgccgccgccaccgcacgCCGGCACGACTGTCCTCCACCGTCTCCTTCGTGGCCTCTGCACAACGGAAGCGCCTCCCAagacccctccctcccccctctccccGTCCGAGCTCGACACCATCTCCGCGCTCATCCCGCGGCTCATCTCCGAGGGCCAGGTCCCCGCCGCCGGCCGTCTCCTCTCCGCGGCGCTCCTCCTGCCCGGCTCCCCGGAGCGCCTCCCCTTCCCCCCGCTCGCCGAGCACCTCGCCTCCCTGCCCACCCTCACCCCGGCCTTCGCCCTCCTCACCGCCCTCCGCCACCATCCCATCCGCCCCTCGCCGCTCCCGCTCGCCACCCCGCTCCTCGGCCACCTCCTCGCGATGCGCCGCGCACGCGAGGCCGCCTCCGTGCTCCGCTGGCTCTGCCGCCCCGACTCCCCGCGCCGGCCGGACGACGCCACCTACGGCATCGCCGTCGCGGGGTTCTGCAGGCTCGAGGACCCCAAGAGCGCGCTCGTCGCCCTCGGCGAGATGGCCTCCGACGGGGTGCGGCCCACGCAGGAGCTGCAGGAGGCGGTGCGGGACGCAATGCTGCAggacgcgaggatcgaggaggcgTGGGCGCTGGAGGAGGCCATGCGGCTGCCGGAGTCCAAGAAGACGGTGGAGATGGTCGACAAGCTTCTTGGAGCGTGGGAAGACTGACTGGCTGACTGACTACTGAGCCATTTGTGTGCTTCGCCGCTTTGGATCATGCAAAAGGCAGGTGAAAATTTCCCGAGATAGTGGGATTTGTTTCTTTGATATGCAGTATCAATGTAGTAAGAAATCTGCCAAGTTAGTGTTAAGAACATACTCTATATGCTTGGTGGTTTAGTTTGGATTGCTACGGATGCGAGAATAGATCTCAAAAGGAGCGTCTTGCCTATTCGAGTGTACTGAAGAAGCTTAATAATGATCACATGAGAGATATTTTGTGATGGTGCCTAAAAGAACCAATGTGTTTTTTCTGTGCCAGGCTTCAGAATCCCTGATCTGTTGCTGTAGAAGTTAGTTCTCTATTTATACATGGAGTAACTTAGATTGGTGAAACTGGCTGAACGTTCTAG harbors:
- the LOC123407764 gene encoding uncharacterized protein LOC123407764; its protein translation is MADRAAPARLARTAQDIGRHSLLSKGPDPAQPPQARKMIPRLSLRLVPPPPPPHAGTTVLHRLLRGLCTTEAPPKTPPSPLSPSELDTISALIPRLISEGQVPAAGRLLSAALLLPGSPERLPFPPLAEHLASLPTLTPAFALLTALRHHPIRPSPLPLATPLLGHLLAMRRAREAASVLRWLCRPDSPRRPDDATYGIAVAGFCRLEDPKSALVALGEMASDGVRPTQELQEAVRDAMLQDARIEEAWALEEAMRLPESKKTVEMVDKLLGAWED